The following is a genomic window from Armatimonadota bacterium.
CCTGGGGGCGAAGCCGTGAACGAAAAGCCGATCGAGGCTGCACAGCGCGATGTACGAGATGGCCGCTGCCGCCTGTTTGGCGCAGTGCGCCTTGCTCGGGGCGCCGAATGCCATGGATTCGCTGGTGTCGAGGAGCACCGTAACGTAGAGGTCCTCCTCCTCGACGAACAGCTTGAGGAACAGGCGCGACAGGCGCGCGCAGGCATTCCAGTCGAGGTAGCGCGGGTCATCGCCGGGGACGTAATTGCGGAAGTCGGCGAACTCCACCGACGCGCCCCGGCGCGGGCTGCGCCGCTCGCCGCGCTGACGACCGAGGAAAGTGCGCCGCGACACGATGCGCAGCCGCTCCAGGCGGCGCAGGAACTCCGGCGAGAGCAGCGCCTGGTCCTCGTCGCGCTCCCGCGGCGCGGTATCGGCGTCAACAACCGCCAACGATCATACCTCCAGCGCCGGCTGGGCTGCCGACACGGTCTCTAGGGCGTCGGCGATGAGCGTGTCCGCGGCGATGCCCTCCGCCTCGCCCTCGAAGTTGAGGAGAATGCGATGGCGCAGAGCCGCCGGCGCGACCGCCCGTAGGTCGGCCAGGGCGACGTTGTAGCGGCCGTCGAGCAGCGCCGCGACTTTGCCGCCGAGCACCAGCGCTTGACCGCCGCGCGGGCTCGACCCGTAACGGACGTAACGGCGCACGCTCTCCGGCGCGCTGTCGTGGTCGGGATGAGTCGCCAGCACTGATCTCAGCGCGAATTCCTGGACGTGCGGCGCGATCGGCACCGAGCGCACCAGCCGCATCATCTCCAGCACCCGCTCGCCACTGAGCACCTGTTCGACGGCCGGCTCCTCGACCGTCGTCGTGCGATCCATGATCGTCCCCAACTCTTCGAGGCTCGGGTACGGCACGAGGAGCTTAAACAGGAAGCGGTCGAGTTGGGCCTCGGGCAGTGGATACGTTCCCTCCATCTCGATCGGATTCTGCGTCCCCATGACGAAGAACGGTTCCTCGAGTCGGCGCAGCGTTCCGGCGATGGTGACGGAGTGCTCCTGCATCGCCTCGAGCAGAGCCGACTGGGTCTTCGGCGTGGCGCGGTTGATCTCGTCGGCGAGCACGATGTTGGCGAACACCGGGCCGTGCTCGAAGCGGAACTCGCGCGCGCCGGTCTCGGTCTCGTAGAGGATGTTCGTCCCGGTGATGTCGGCGGGCATGAGGTCGGGGGTGAACTGGATGCGGGCG
Proteins encoded in this region:
- a CDS encoding AAA family ATPase; the protein is MDDAARAKAEAEGFRRDFSSLRDGVAKMIVGMEQVVDGTLTALFAGGNVLLEGVPGLGKTLLVRTLARAVNLKFARIQFTPDLMPADITGTNILYETETGAREFRFEHGPVFANIVLADEINRATPKTQSALLEAMQEHSVTIAGTLRRLEEPFFVMGTQNPIEMEGTYPLPEAQLDRFLFKLLVPYPSLEELGTIMDRTTTVEEPAVEQVLSGERVLEMMRLVRSVPIAPHVQEFALRSVLATHPDHDSAPESVRRYVRYGSSPRGGQALVLGGKVAALLDGRYNVALADLRAVAPAALRHRILLNFEGEAEGIAADTLIADALETVSAAQPALEV